In Bacteroides cellulosilyticus, the genomic stretch TCACTGGATGATTTCTGGAAGAAAGTGCCGAGTCTGGATGCGGACTTCGAAGCCCGTCGCAAGGTACTGGAAGCTGAGAACAAGCATTGGCGTTTTGTTGCTAAACTGGAGAATGGCAAAGCATCAGTCGGCCTGCAGGAAGTGGGTGTAAATCATCCGTTCTATGGTTTGGAAGGTAGTAACAATATCATTCTGCTGACTACGGAACGTTATAAAGAATATCCGATGATGATACAAGGATACGGTGCCGGTGCCGGAGTGACGGCGGCAGGTGTATTTGCGGATATCATGAGTATTGCAAATGTTTAATTAATGAAGAATGATTAATGAAGAATTAGGCTGCGCTATCACACCGCATGGAAATTCTTCATTCTTCATTCTTAATTCTTAATTCAACTAACTATGAAACATATAATCATATTAGGCGATGGAATGGCGGATTGGCCTGTGGAGTCATTGGGCGGTAAGACGCTGATGCAATATGCCAAGACGCCTTATATGGATAAACTGGCGGGCATGGGACGTACGGGACGCTTGAAGACTGTTGCCGACGGTTTCCATCCCGGTAGTGAGGTAGCGAATATGTCTGTTCTGGGCTATGACCTGCCGAAAGTTTATGAAGGACGAGGACCTCTGGAAGCTGCCAGCATCGGTGTGGATTTGAAACCGGGCGAGATGGCAATGCGTTGTAACATCATTTGCATTGAAGGCGATCATATTAAAAACCATTCTGCCGGACACATCACAACGGAAGAAGCCGATGTATTAGTGAAGTACTTGCAAGAACGTCTGGGTAATGAACGGGTGCGTTTCCATACAGGTGTTCAGTACCGTCATTTATTGGTGATCAAAGGTGGAGATAAGCGTATCGATTGTACGCCACCGCACGATGTGCCGTTGAAACCTTTCCGACCGTTACTGGTAAAACCTACAAGTGACGAGCTGCAAGCTACGAGTGCTATGCAGGATGATAGCGCAGCCCACTCGTCACTTGTAGCTGGTAGCTCGTCACTCTCTCCCCTGACTCCGCAACAAACTGCTGATTTGATTAATGACCTTATCCTGCGTTCGCAGGAGCTTTTGAAAAATCATCCGTTGAATCAGAAGCGAATGGCGGAAGGGAAAGACCCGGCTAACAGTATTTGGCCCTGGAGTCCCGGCTATCGTCCTAAAATGGAACGTTTGTCTGATAAGTTCCCACAAGTGAAACGGGGGGCAGTGATTTCTGCTGTAGACTTGATCAATGGCATCGGATATTATGCGTACTTGCGTCGCCTGACAGTGGAAGGTGCTACCGGATTGTATGATACCAATTATGAGAACAAAGTGGCTGCCGCATTGGAAGCCTTGAAAACGGACGATTTTGTCTATCTGCATATCGAAGCCAGCGATGAGGCCGGACATGAAGGGAATGTGGATTTAAAACTTCTGACGATCGAGAATCTGGATAGCCGTGCTGTAGGTCCTATATATGAAGCCGTGAAAGATTGGGAGGAACCGGTAGCTATTGCCGTATTGCCCGATCATCCTACTCCATGTGAGCTTCGCACACATACCAATGAACCGATCCCTTTCTTCATCTGGTATCCGGGTATCGAACCGGATAGTGTACAAACCTTTGATGAAGTGTCTGTTTGCGAAGGAAGTTACGGATTGTTGAAGGAAGATGAGTTTATTAATGAATTTATGAAAAGCTGATTATGAAATATTACAGTACCAACAAACAAGCTCCCGACGCCAGTCTGGAAGAAGCCGTAGTGAAGGGACTTGCTGCTGACAAAGGACTTTTCATGCCGTATAGCATTAAACCTTTGCCGCAAGAATTTTATGATAGTATCGATACTCTTTCTTTTCAGGAGATTGCTTATCGTGTAGCCGATGCTTTCTTCGGAGAAGATATTCCAGCCGATACGTTGAAGCAAATCGTATATGATACGCTGAATTTTGATGTACCTTTGGTGAAAGTGACAGAAAATATTTATTCCCTAGAACTTTTCCATGGCCCGACGCTTGCCTTTAAAGATGTGGGCGGACGTTTTATGGCCCGTCTTCTGGGATATTTCATCAAGAAGGAAGGGAAGAAACAAGTGAACGTGCTTGTGGCTACTTCCGGTGATACGGGAAGTGCTGTTGCAAATGGTTTTCTTGGTGTAGAAGGCATTCATGTATATGTGCTTTATCCCAAAGGAAAGGTCAGCGAAATACAGGAGAAACAATTTACGACTCTCGGACAGAATATCACGGCCCTTGAAATAGACGGTACATTCGATGATTGCCAGGCGTTGGTGAAATCTGCTTTTATGGATAAGGAGCTGAATGAGCATTTGCAACTGACCAGTGCCAATTCCATTAATGTAGCACGATTCTTACCGCAGGCTTTCTATTACTTCTATGCTTATGCTCAACTGAAGAAAGCTACGAGTGACAAGCTACGGGCTACAAGTACTGTGCAGCATGACAGTGCAGCTCCCTCGTCACTGGTAGCTGGTAGCTTGTCACCGGTTATCTGTGTTCCGAGCGGTAACTTTGGAAATATCACTGCCGGATTGTTTGGTAAACGTATGGGATTGCCTGTGAAGCGTTTCATTGCTGCCAATAACCGTAACGATATCTTCTATCAATATTTGCAAACCGGAGTTTATACTCCGCGTCCTTCTATCGCTACCATTGCCAATGCTATGGATGTGGGCGATCCGAGTAACTTTGCGCGTGTGCTCGATCTTTATGGAGGCAGTCATGCGGCCATTTCTGCTGAAATCAGTGGTACCACTTATACCAATGAACAGATTGCCGAAACGATGCGTGAGACGTGGAAAGAATGTCATTACCTGCTTGATCCGCATGGTGCCTGTGGTTTCCGTGCACTGAAAGAAGGATTGAAATCCGGTGAAACTGGCGTTTTCCTGGAGACGGCACATCCGGCAAAATTCCTCGAAACCGTAGAAGGTATAATCGGCGAAACCGTAGAGATTCCTGCGAAACTGAAAGCTTTTATGCAAGGTGAAAAGCAAAGCCTGTCGATGACAAAGGAATTTGCAGATTTTAAAAGCTATCTGTTGTCGCTATAAGAAGCGGAATTTCCTTAAGCAGGAAGAGATAAATGCCCGAAAACTTGACTTCGGCATTTCAATGTAGTATATTTGTATCTGTAATACTGATTTAGTTTTCAAGAACTACAGAGTAGAAGGGGAGAGGCGGTTGCTTCTCCTCTTTTTTGTATCTATGCCCTGATATTGCTTATTAACAGTATGATATAGGAATGGAAATATTCTTCATCAAGATAAAACAGATCGTCTGAACGGGTGAAATGCATCATCTGTTTGGAACGAACATATCATCTGTTTAGGGTAAACATATCATCCGTTTGAGGCAAACAGACCATCTGTTTCTATAAGACAAAAACAGAAAGGCAAAACACTGTCTGTTCAGTTAATGTTTTGTAAATCTACCCTTGACAATATTTGAATTCAGGAAGCTCTATTCCTTTTTGGAAACCACCTTCAGTTCTCCCATTTTTAGTCGGTTGTCCCACAGTACAACAACTTCTATCTTCTTGAGACTATGTCGATAGAAAAGTGTATATCCTGGGTGAGGAATGATGTAGCGTATGTTCTCTATTTCCGTTGTTTGTCCGATGAATGGATTCATGCTGATACGGTGCAGCATGTTCTGCAATTGTACATAGAGTACTTCACCCAATTGGTTACTTCCATCCTTCAGATTAAGTATCTGGAATGCCTCCTTCAACTGTTTCTTGGCGACGAGCGACCATATTACTTGCTTAGCCATTCTGCTACCTCCTTGTTTATTGTTAAGTTATTCTGTCCTTCGCGATTATCCAATTGGCAACAGGCAGTTTCAATCTCCCGGCGCAGTTGATGAGAGAATGTGAGCACTTGTTCTTTGCTCTTAGGTTCATCTTGGGCTTCGGTACGCAGTGTGTCTTTTTCTTTACTTTTCATAGGGCTATCCTTTTTTGTTTTTCATAGAACATCCTAAAGATACGAATAGTTTTGGAATATCCATGCACGTTGAACAATTTTCTTCTCCCTGCGTTCTCTGCCTTGAAACCAAAATTGCGATATCCGAATGAAAGATAAGAAGCTGGAGGCCAATTTAAGTTTGGTAGTCTCACGAATATTTGCGGGATTGAATATGAATGCCCTGAAATATCTGCTGCCCGTGTGGATGGGTGCATTGACGGGCGTCACGGTGCGTTGTACTTTTGCTGCTGTGGCGTTTTGGGTGACAGGCTGGTTTGTGAAAGAAGCACCTATCACACGGCGGCAGCGTATCGGGTTACTTTGCCTGGGGGCATTCGGCATGTATGGTTTTATGTTCTGCTATTTGCTGGGTATCAGTAAAACGACGCCTGTCAGTAGTGCCATATTCAATTCCCTGCAACCTATCTGGGTGTTTCTTATCTCCGTTCTCTTTCTGCACGAGCGGGCTACACTGATGAAAATCATCGGTATCTCTCTCGGTTTCGGTGGTGCATTGCTGTGTATATTGACTCAAGGCAGCGATGACTTGGCACATGATGCCTTTACAGGTAATATGTTGTGTCTGCTCAGTTCGGTGTTCTTTGCCATTTATCTGATTCTGAGTAAGAAATTACTGGAAGAGATCGGCTTGGTGACCGTAATGAAATATGTGTTTGGGGGCGCGGCGCTGTCCGGTCTGGTGATATCTACTATCCTGGGCTGGGACGCGCCGTTGTTCGCCGACGCAGCACATGGAACTTGGCACTGGATGCCGTGGGTGATTCTGGCATTCATTCTTATTTTCCCTACTTACCTTAGTTATTGGTTGATGCCCATCGGATTGAAATATCTGAAGACAACCGTAGTGGCCATGTATGGCTATCTGATACTGATTGTGACGACTGTCGTTTCTTATATCGTGGGGCAAGACCGCTTTACCTGGGAACAGGGGGTGGCTATCGGGATGATATGTCTGAGTGTGTACTTTGTGGAGGTAGCGGAGAGAAGAAAATAAATTAATAGTTTATCACTACCAAGTATTCCCCTTCTGCATGAATGGTGAATTCTGTTTCCGTACTTTCGTTCAGTGTACCTTGCCACCAGTTGGTGAAGTCACTGAGAGGGTATACCAAGCCTTCGCCTCGCAGATTGTGGGCACCAAAGTTTATGATTGAAATCTGTTGACCCGGTTGGCAGGGGAAAGAACAGGTATCATGGCAAGGAATGAAAATACCATAATCTGTCAGCATGCGGACATGAGCTCCGGTATGCATATAATCAATGAGCAGGCTGATATTTCCTAAAGTATGGTCTTCGCGTTTACCTGTGGCTCCTACGATAGCGATGTTTCTTTTGCCTTGTGATAAAAGGAAGTTTACGGCTTTGGTCTGGTCGTTGGTTTCCTGGTCGGAGATGTAATGAAGAATATGGTGATATTTCCGGCGGTTTTCTTCACTCAGGGAATCTCCGTCACCGATAATAACATCAGGTACGTTGCCGCGATCTATATAAGCATCTGCACCGCCATCACAACAAACAAGATAAGGAGCGTTTGCCAGTATCTGCAAAGGTCTGGGATGGGTTGGATAATCACCATTGGCTAAAATTACTGCTTCGGGTTCACCACAGAGAACACAGAGTTCCACTGAATTCTTATTATTATTTTCTTTCATCATTATTTCTTTTATCACCTTACCACCTTATCACTCTACCGCTCTTTCCATCATCCTCTTCCATTTGAAGTAGCCAAAGATAGCGATTATTGTATAAAGAGCATACAGTCCTGCCGTGAAATCGAGGTCTTTGTAAACATAGAGTCCTGCACTGACAATGTCTACCACAATCCATGCCCACCATTGCTCTACATATTTACGTGCCAGCATCCACATACCTACGATACTGAGAGCAGTGGTGAAAGAATCAAGCCAGGGTACATTACTGTTGGTGAAACGAATGAGTATCCAGGCAATACAGACAAAAGTAACGGCAAATACAATGCCGAGGGGCAGGTAATATTTCATCGGCATACGGGTAATGGGAAGTTCCTGCTGCCCTTCTTTGATATGCAGATGAAGTTTTCGTCTTACAAAACTGCCGTATTTCCACATCATCCAACCGTAGACGGCTGCCCCCAGATAATAGATATTTATTCCGAAGTCAGCATACAATCCGGCATCGTAATAGACGAAAATGTAGATAGCAGGCATGATGATGCCCGCTATCCAAAGATAGATACTCGCCCGGTATTCTAACCAAAGGTAGACAAGCCCGACGATGGTTCCGATAATTTCGAGAGTTTGTTCCATGCTTTAAAAACTCAAAGAGATATGTGCCAGCGCATTGGTTCCGGCTTGTGCCGCATAAGTCGCATAGCTGTAACGTTCTTTTCCTCCTGCGTCATTGAGGGAATATCCGCTACCTGCGAAACCATTGTTTTCGTATGTTTCATTGAACAGATTATATACCGTGCAACCCACTGTGACAGACTTCATACGAGGCAGTTTGAAGGTATATGCCAGGTTCAGATTGCTAACGAAGTAAGCATCCAGTATCTGATCGTCACGTTTAGCATTGGTCATATATTGCTTGCTGACGTATTGGGATTGCAGGGCTG encodes the following:
- a CDS encoding cofactor-independent phosphoglycerate mutase — protein: MKHIIILGDGMADWPVESLGGKTLMQYAKTPYMDKLAGMGRTGRLKTVADGFHPGSEVANMSVLGYDLPKVYEGRGPLEAASIGVDLKPGEMAMRCNIICIEGDHIKNHSAGHITTEEADVLVKYLQERLGNERVRFHTGVQYRHLLVIKGGDKRIDCTPPHDVPLKPFRPLLVKPTSDELQATSAMQDDSAAHSSLVAGSSSLSPLTPQQTADLINDLILRSQELLKNHPLNQKRMAEGKDPANSIWPWSPGYRPKMERLSDKFPQVKRGAVISAVDLINGIGYYAYLRRLTVEGATGLYDTNYENKVAAALEALKTDDFVYLHIEASDEAGHEGNVDLKLLTIENLDSRAVGPIYEAVKDWEEPVAIAVLPDHPTPCELRTHTNEPIPFFIWYPGIEPDSVQTFDEVSVCEGSYGLLKEDEFINEFMKS
- the thrC gene encoding threonine synthase, whose protein sequence is MKYYSTNKQAPDASLEEAVVKGLAADKGLFMPYSIKPLPQEFYDSIDTLSFQEIAYRVADAFFGEDIPADTLKQIVYDTLNFDVPLVKVTENIYSLELFHGPTLAFKDVGGRFMARLLGYFIKKEGKKQVNVLVATSGDTGSAVANGFLGVEGIHVYVLYPKGKVSEIQEKQFTTLGQNITALEIDGTFDDCQALVKSAFMDKELNEHLQLTSANSINVARFLPQAFYYFYAYAQLKKATSDKLRATSTVQHDSAAPSSLVAGSLSPVICVPSGNFGNITAGLFGKRMGLPVKRFIAANNRNDIFYQYLQTGVYTPRPSIATIANAMDVGDPSNFARVLDLYGGSHAAISAEISGTTYTNEQIAETMRETWKECHYLLDPHGACGFRALKEGLKSGETGVFLETAHPAKFLETVEGIIGETVEIPAKLKAFMQGEKQSLSMTKEFADFKSYLLSL
- a CDS encoding type II toxin-antitoxin system RelE/ParE family toxin; amino-acid sequence: MAKQVIWSLVAKKQLKEAFQILNLKDGSNQLGEVLYVQLQNMLHRISMNPFIGQTTEIENIRYIIPHPGYTLFYRHSLKKIEVVVLWDNRLKMGELKVVSKKE
- a CDS encoding DMT family transporter, whose product is MKDKKLEANLSLVVSRIFAGLNMNALKYLLPVWMGALTGVTVRCTFAAVAFWVTGWFVKEAPITRRQRIGLLCLGAFGMYGFMFCYLLGISKTTPVSSAIFNSLQPIWVFLISVLFLHERATLMKIIGISLGFGGALLCILTQGSDDLAHDAFTGNMLCLLSSVFFAIYLILSKKLLEEIGLVTVMKYVFGGAALSGLVISTILGWDAPLFADAAHGTWHWMPWVILAFILIFPTYLSYWLMPIGLKYLKTTVVAMYGYLILIVTTVVSYIVGQDRFTWEQGVAIGMICLSVYFVEVAERRK
- a CDS encoding thiamine diphosphokinase; this encodes MKENNNKNSVELCVLCGEPEAVILANGDYPTHPRPLQILANAPYLVCCDGGADAYIDRGNVPDVIIGDGDSLSEENRRKYHHILHYISDQETNDQTKAVNFLLSQGKRNIAIVGATGKREDHTLGNISLLIDYMHTGAHVRMLTDYGIFIPCHDTCSFPCQPGQQISIINFGAHNLRGEGLVYPLSDFTNWWQGTLNESTETEFTIHAEGEYLVVINY
- the pnuC gene encoding nicotinamide riboside transporter PnuC is translated as MEQTLEIIGTIVGLVYLWLEYRASIYLWIAGIIMPAIYIFVYYDAGLYADFGINIYYLGAAVYGWMMWKYGSFVRRKLHLHIKEGQQELPITRMPMKYYLPLGIVFAVTFVCIAWILIRFTNSNVPWLDSFTTALSIVGMWMLARKYVEQWWAWIVVDIVSAGLYVYKDLDFTAGLYALYTIIAIFGYFKWKRMMERAVE